In Chryseobacterium gleum, a single genomic region encodes these proteins:
- a CDS encoding YoaK family protein produces the protein MLRNYSNSRTLGDNIRLGTLTAFTAGTINIASLLIFLSFTSNVTGHYAILAAEISKGNWTQVAVVGAWIFLFFFGSFVSNFIVINFNKKSKYFAHAMPIVLEIICLLFVGVYGQFYYQKTLEETEYLVALMLFATGLQNGLTASISNFSVKTTHLTGTTTDLGILVSMFTQKKYRKNGELIGRAKLLMSIMVAYVMGAVFSGLTYYYLEFRVFYVISICLLIVIGYDAYKIHVRHFNTKYRYNRIYRKPNIFAYLYEKIHGAPKKEKKRKLVFED, from the coding sequence ATGTTAAGAAATTATAGTAACAGCAGGACACTGGGAGACAATATCAGGTTGGGGACGCTGACTGCCTTCACCGCAGGTACTATAAATATTGCTTCCCTGTTGATATTTCTCTCTTTTACATCGAACGTAACGGGACACTATGCTATTCTGGCAGCAGAAATCAGTAAAGGAAACTGGACCCAGGTAGCTGTAGTGGGAGCATGGATTTTCCTCTTCTTCTTTGGAAGCTTTGTATCCAACTTCATTGTCATCAATTTTAATAAGAAAAGTAAATATTTTGCCCATGCCATGCCGATTGTGCTGGAGATTATATGTCTTCTTTTTGTAGGAGTATACGGGCAGTTTTATTATCAGAAAACATTAGAAGAAACGGAATATCTGGTAGCATTGATGCTTTTTGCGACGGGACTGCAAAACGGATTGACAGCAAGTATTTCTAATTTCTCTGTGAAAACCACCCACCTTACCGGAACAACCACCGACTTAGGAATTCTGGTATCTATGTTTACCCAGAAAAAATACAGAAAAAACGGAGAACTGATCGGCAGAGCCAAACTTCTGATGAGTATTATGGTAGCCTATGTGATGGGAGCTGTATTTTCAGGACTTACTTATTACTATCTGGAATTCAGGGTGTTTTATGTGATCAGTATATGTCTGCTGATTGTCATCGGATATGATGCCTATAAAATTCACGTCCGTCACTTCAATACAAAATACAGATACAACAGGATCTACAGAAAGCCTAATATTTTTGCTTACCTGTATGAGAAAATTCATGGAGCTCCTAAAAAAGAGAAGAAAAGAAAACTTGTCTTTGAGGATTAA
- a CDS encoding sensor histidine kinase: MFNKVITNQTKTMVLLMLVFTAIILLFSGLVYFSIVNFSHQRFYELLKIRTATIVQIEKSKDHLDLPENYILSNLNDEELPMEKDYVFAVPTDSNFKKISQEVHIPDYFFKNIIKEGESNYNDKEFYYIGQSFRYDDKDYIAIASAKNHYVVYYLGFLKRTLITCIVLSLFFSMIFSFYLSKTLFRPILKITGKVKEISSENLHLRLESQPDNKELNELVDTFNDMLNRIETSFETQNHLIGNVSHELRTPLTSIMGEADVALSISRTAAEYKETLGIILDEAEKLDKKIKALLMIAQTGFDGKIQKMDKVRIDQLLWDVIETLRRIDSRNNIFLDISMLPDNPKKLKVQGNEQLLHLAVANIISNGCKYSDFQQVKVSLGATDTDVYIIVKDNGIGIPEVEMNKIYDPFFRASNTNNYEGYGIGLPLARNIVRMHHGELIVSSHENQGTTVQMRFPNFYTMQKDEEVKG, from the coding sequence ATGTTTAATAAAGTCATTACAAATCAAACCAAAACGATGGTGCTTTTAATGTTGGTTTTTACAGCCATCATTTTGCTGTTCAGTGGTTTGGTGTACTTTTCTATCGTTAATTTTTCGCATCAGAGATTTTATGAGCTGCTGAAAATCAGAACGGCAACGATTGTTCAGATCGAAAAAAGCAAGGATCATCTCGATCTTCCGGAAAACTATATTCTCAGCAACCTGAATGATGAGGAGCTTCCGATGGAAAAAGACTATGTTTTCGCCGTTCCCACCGATTCCAATTTCAAAAAAATATCCCAGGAAGTTCATATTCCGGACTATTTCTTTAAAAATATCATTAAAGAAGGTGAATCTAACTATAATGACAAAGAATTCTATTATATCGGCCAAAGCTTCAGGTATGATGATAAGGATTATATAGCGATAGCTTCTGCAAAAAACCATTATGTTGTCTACTATCTTGGATTTTTAAAAAGAACGCTGATTACGTGTATTGTACTTTCCCTGTTCTTCAGTATGATCTTTTCTTTTTATCTGTCTAAAACTTTATTCAGACCCATCTTAAAAATCACAGGAAAAGTAAAGGAAATAAGTTCTGAAAACCTTCATTTAAGACTGGAATCACAGCCTGATAATAAAGAGCTTAATGAACTGGTGGATACCTTCAATGATATGCTCAACCGTATTGAAACTTCCTTTGAAACCCAGAATCATCTGATCGGAAATGTTTCCCACGAATTGAGAACACCTCTTACTTCTATTATGGGAGAAGCAGATGTTGCACTATCGATCAGCAGAACAGCCGCTGAATACAAAGAAACCCTCGGAATTATTCTGGACGAAGCCGAAAAACTTGACAAGAAAATCAAAGCTTTGCTAATGATTGCCCAAACCGGATTCGACGGAAAGATCCAGAAAATGGATAAGGTGAGAATTGACCAGCTGCTTTGGGATGTCATTGAAACCCTGCGAAGAATTGATTCCCGAAATAATATTTTCCTGGATATCAGCATGCTTCCTGATAATCCAAAAAAACTTAAAGTTCAGGGAAACGAACAGCTCCTGCATCTGGCAGTGGCCAATATCATCAGTAATGGCTGTAAATATTCTGATTTTCAGCAGGTTAAAGTTTCTCTGGGTGCCACTGATACAGACGTTTATATCATCGTAAAAGATAATGGTATCGGAATTCCGGAAGTGGAAATGAATAAAATCTACGATCCGTTCTTCAGAGCGTCCAATACAAACAACTATGAAGGCTACGGCATCGGACTTCCGCTGGCGAGAAATATTGTCAGAATGCATCATGGTGAACTCATCGTAAGCTCGCATGAGAATCAGGGAACAACGGTGCAGATGCGTTTTCCGAATTTCTATACCATGCAGAAAGACGAAGAAGTCAAAGGGTAA
- a CDS encoding response regulator transcription factor, whose protein sequence is MKKIILIEDETSVVSFIKKGLQENGYEISVAFDGRTGVQLVQANDFDLVILDIMLPEMNGLDVCKEIRKTNQSVPILFLTALGTSENIVLGLESGGDDYLVKPFKFIELVARVKSLLRRSNNNGPQEIAEPEPDNEHVFQFSDLIVNDYTKKVTRGGEEISLTSTEYKLLLYFLNNPEKVISRAEILDAVWGVNYELGTNVVDVYVNYLRKKLDNQEDNKLIHTVIGMGYVLKKA, encoded by the coding sequence ATGAAAAAAATTATTCTTATCGAAGACGAGACCAGTGTGGTATCCTTTATTAAAAAGGGACTTCAGGAAAACGGATATGAAATTTCTGTAGCATTTGACGGCCGTACAGGAGTGCAGCTGGTGCAGGCTAATGATTTCGATCTGGTCATTTTAGACATTATGCTTCCGGAAATGAATGGTCTGGACGTGTGTAAAGAGATAAGAAAAACCAATCAGAGTGTTCCTATTCTGTTTCTGACCGCCCTGGGGACTTCTGAAAATATAGTTCTGGGACTGGAAAGTGGCGGAGACGATTATCTGGTAAAGCCTTTCAAATTTATTGAGCTGGTGGCTCGTGTTAAATCTTTGCTGAGAAGAAGCAACAACAATGGGCCACAGGAAATCGCTGAACCGGAGCCGGATAATGAACATGTATTTCAGTTTTCGGATCTGATCGTGAATGATTATACCAAGAAAGTAACACGCGGAGGAGAAGAGATTTCACTCACTTCCACAGAATATAAATTACTGCTGTATTTTTTGAATAACCCTGAAAAAGTAATTTCCAGAGCTGAAATTCTTGATGCGGTGTGGGGAGTAAATTATGAGCTAGGCACCAATGTGGTGGATGTGTACGTTAACTATTTAAGGAAAAAGCTGGATAATCAGGAAGATAATAAACTGATTCATACCGTGATAGGAATGGGCTATGTATTGAAAAAAGCATAA
- a CDS encoding helix-turn-helix domain-containing protein, protein MNDFLIGIGKRLKDIRKKNNLTINELAFKANVSNGLVSRIENGRTIPSLPVLLDLIQSLEIDASYFFEGVEKKSNAKFIYVPKESQQVIEKEVEAEGFRYMHIFSKSLHSLGFEAVLLTLEPNSKREKVITDAWEFKYILKGEVKYVIDNEEVSLKEGDSLYFNGKFPHVPVSISNESCVMLVLYFYTA, encoded by the coding sequence ATGAATGACTTTTTAATAGGTATCGGCAAGAGATTAAAAGATATTAGAAAAAAGAATAATTTAACCATCAACGAACTGGCTTTCAAAGCGAATGTGAGCAATGGTCTTGTTTCCAGGATTGAAAATGGAAGAACGATTCCTTCACTTCCTGTTCTCTTAGATTTGATCCAGTCGCTGGAGATTGATGCCAGTTATTTTTTTGAAGGGGTTGAGAAAAAATCCAACGCCAAATTCATTTATGTTCCGAAAGAAAGTCAGCAAGTCATTGAAAAAGAAGTAGAAGCAGAAGGGTTCAGGTATATGCACATCTTCAGCAAAAGTCTTCATTCTTTAGGATTTGAAGCCGTTCTACTGACTCTTGAACCTAATTCTAAAAGGGAAAAAGTAATTACGGACGCCTGGGAATTCAAGTATATCCTTAAAGGAGAAGTAAAATACGTAATTGATAATGAAGAAGTCAGTTTAAAAGAAGGGGATTCTTTGTATTTCAACGGTAAGTTTCCTCACGTTCCGGTAAGCATCAGTAATGAGAGCTGTGTGATGCTTGTTCTTTATTTTTATACGGCTTAA
- a CDS encoding TonB-dependent receptor — protein sequence MKTKLEKLFTLVFVCFIVFVSAQQQLIIGTVLDDSQPLPGATIKIKGLSKNITTDIEGKFTINDIKEGQYTLQISYIGYESSDITIDLKPEQTLDLGIIKLSQPRKNIDEIVVTGTLKNTEARALNLQKNAINITNVIASDGIGKLPDRNAAETVQRVQGVSIERDQGEGRFVSLRGLPPFWASTTINGNRLPTAEEETTSRATAFDFFPTELISYVHVNKSFTPDIEADGIGGGVNFITKTPPMKTEFKATVGSGYNAKSDKGVYNLGFLYGGRTKDKKFGYLFNFAHFIRNWSTDNFEARRSGDEGVFRLELRDYNGVRKTTGINTAFEYVLSPKTTFYLKGMYGTLSDDETHYKHRIRFDKFSSANNTARVELQNIHNLLITELTSVSLGAVHNLNKGKIDWDLSYYDNKFKYGNIPDKQNNSYYVIKYTQSGVGINPDYISNHGNGPRAYWKADGGKLDYKNPDALFGFYSDPNFKMDASQMRFTDLEFYKVFVEEKDKIVAAFNHEINVSEKLTLKYGFKYRDKERNAKFSDIFYNWSSGTAPLLSDYSQYITTQPNGPKYLSEMNAHIGNTFGPVLSTNGMNQFWFQNQGNLKINSADSEALEYNKALGRNFDVFEKHADAYGMATYKLNDKIIILGGIRLSNTNTKVRGYSVNDNVLTPVENTKNYLAVLPMIHLKYTLNDKTNLRFAATRTFSRPNFGDLTPGGTYIEADNEFKGGNPNLNPTYSLNFDLMGEYYFSNVGILSGGVFYKSITDPIFQDSFIGNYNGINGVQFTAPNNGKAAWLGGIELGINKRFDFLPGFLQYFGVQLNATFMTSEMEKPGGRKVALPYQAKELYNAQLFFEKKGFNARLAYNYKGKYAVEYAEEDINDSYYGKYSNLDFGGSYQFTKYLTLYADVNNILNKPLIYHFGKSEDRPEQVEYYGVRFNLGIKLNF from the coding sequence ATGAAAACAAAATTAGAGAAATTATTCACCCTTGTTTTTGTCTGTTTCATAGTCTTTGTTTCAGCGCAACAACAGTTAATTATAGGAACTGTTCTTGACGACAGCCAGCCTCTCCCCGGGGCCACCATCAAAATAAAAGGCTTATCAAAAAATATAACGACTGATATTGAAGGAAAATTTACCATCAACGATATTAAAGAAGGCCAATACACGTTACAAATCAGCTATATAGGATATGAATCTTCAGATATTACTATTGATCTGAAACCGGAACAGACGCTTGACTTAGGAATTATCAAACTATCCCAACCCAGAAAAAATATTGACGAAATTGTCGTTACCGGAACGTTGAAAAATACGGAAGCAAGAGCTTTAAACCTTCAGAAAAATGCCATCAACATTACCAATGTAATCGCTTCAGACGGAATCGGAAAGCTGCCGGACAGAAATGCAGCCGAAACCGTACAGCGTGTACAGGGAGTTTCTATTGAAAGAGACCAGGGAGAAGGAAGGTTTGTTTCCCTGAGAGGACTTCCGCCATTCTGGGCATCCACAACCATTAATGGAAACAGACTTCCCACCGCAGAGGAGGAAACAACTTCCAGAGCAACAGCATTTGATTTCTTTCCTACAGAACTGATCTCCTATGTACATGTAAACAAGTCTTTTACTCCGGATATAGAAGCAGACGGTATAGGCGGCGGTGTCAATTTTATCACCAAAACGCCGCCGATGAAAACAGAGTTCAAAGCCACTGTAGGAAGCGGCTATAATGCAAAGTCTGATAAAGGAGTTTACAACCTTGGATTTTTATATGGAGGAAGAACAAAGGATAAAAAATTCGGGTATCTATTCAACTTTGCGCATTTTATCAGAAACTGGTCTACAGATAATTTTGAAGCAAGAAGAAGTGGTGACGAAGGGGTTTTCAGGCTGGAACTTCGTGATTATAACGGTGTTAGAAAAACAACAGGAATCAATACTGCTTTTGAATACGTACTATCTCCAAAAACAACTTTCTATTTAAAAGGAATGTATGGTACCTTATCGGATGACGAGACCCATTACAAACATAGAATCCGGTTTGATAAGTTCAGCAGTGCGAACAATACCGCAAGAGTGGAGCTTCAGAATATCCACAATTTACTGATAACAGAACTTACTTCTGTTTCTTTGGGAGCAGTTCATAACTTAAATAAAGGAAAAATCGACTGGGATCTCTCTTATTATGACAACAAATTTAAGTACGGCAATATCCCTGATAAACAGAACAATTCTTACTATGTCATCAAGTACACTCAATCTGGAGTAGGCATCAATCCTGATTATATTTCAAATCATGGAAATGGTCCGAGAGCTTATTGGAAAGCTGACGGTGGAAAATTAGATTATAAAAATCCGGATGCTTTATTTGGTTTCTATAGTGATCCGAACTTTAAAATGGATGCTTCTCAGATGAGATTTACAGATCTTGAATTTTATAAAGTCTTTGTAGAGGAAAAGGATAAAATCGTAGCGGCTTTCAACCATGAAATCAATGTTTCTGAGAAACTGACTTTAAAATATGGTTTTAAATACCGTGATAAGGAACGTAATGCAAAATTCTCCGATATTTTCTACAACTGGAGCAGCGGAACAGCACCTCTTCTGTCGGATTATTCTCAATATATCACAACACAGCCCAACGGCCCGAAATATTTAAGCGAAATGAATGCCCACATCGGCAATACTTTCGGTCCGGTACTTTCAACCAATGGAATGAATCAGTTTTGGTTTCAGAATCAGGGAAACCTGAAGATCAACAGTGCTGATTCTGAAGCATTGGAATACAATAAAGCATTAGGAAGAAACTTTGATGTGTTTGAGAAACATGCGGATGCTTATGGAATGGCAACCTATAAACTGAATGATAAAATCATCATTTTAGGAGGAATCAGATTATCAAATACGAATACCAAAGTAAGAGGATACAGCGTGAATGATAACGTCCTCACACCGGTAGAAAATACCAAAAACTATCTGGCTGTTCTTCCGATGATTCATTTAAAATATACGTTGAACGATAAAACCAATCTTCGCTTTGCTGCGACAAGAACTTTTTCAAGACCTAATTTTGGCGACCTGACTCCGGGAGGAACTTATATTGAAGCAGACAATGAGTTCAAAGGCGGAAACCCAAATCTTAATCCTACGTATTCTTTGAATTTTGACCTGATGGGAGAATATTACTTTTCCAATGTCGGGATTCTGAGTGGTGGTGTCTTCTATAAATCAATTACTGATCCTATTTTCCAGGACTCTTTTATCGGAAATTATAACGGAATCAACGGCGTACAATTCACAGCTCCTAATAATGGAAAAGCAGCATGGCTAGGAGGAATTGAGTTGGGAATTAATAAAAGATTTGACTTCCTTCCAGGGTTTCTACAATATTTCGGAGTACAATTGAATGCTACCTTCATGACCTCTGAAATGGAAAAGCCAGGCGGAAGAAAAGTAGCTCTTCCCTATCAGGCCAAAGAATTGTACAATGCACAGCTTTTCTTTGAGAAAAAAGGATTCAATGCAAGACTGGCTTACAACTACAAAGGAAAATATGCGGTAGAATATGCTGAGGAGGATATTAACGATTCTTATTATGGTAAATACAGCAATCTGGATTTCGGAGGTTCTTATCAGTTTACCAAATACCTGACTTTGTATGCGGATGTGAACAATATTCTTAACAAACCACTGATTTATCACTTCGGAAAAAGCGAAGACCGTCCTGAACAGGTGGAATATTATGGAGTACGATTCAATCTTGGAATAAAACTGAATTTCTAA
- a CDS encoding DUF5690 family protein — MARTINKKTLVTLKAAFAAFGVYFCMYGFRKPFTVASFEGLSYFGIDYKILIIIAQAVGYFISKFIGIKFISELKPQKRITYLFTFIAIAELALLGFAVVPAPYNILFMLINGIPLGMIWGIVFSYIEGRKTTEIIGLFLCSSFVVSSGFTKSVGKFLMDTFSISEFWMPFSAGLIFIIPLILFGLLLERIPQPSEEDILLKNKRQPLNGSERKALIQQFFVPIVCIIFLYISLTVLRDFRDNFNREIWDGLNFTFDSSIFTLTEIPIAVMVLVILSFMVKVKNNKKAFAYYHYILFAGILTVGLSTYLFQQGSLSPFLWMTVSGFGMYICYIPFNGIYFDRMIAAFEIKGNVGFLIYIVDSFGYLGSVLILLYKNFGSARTSWLNFYIQLNYIITIAVFVLSVIAFLAFRKKSKPKSKSNQFINFDTSKIL; from the coding sequence ATGGCCAGAACCATCAATAAAAAAACATTAGTAACACTGAAGGCCGCATTTGCTGCTTTCGGTGTTTACTTCTGCATGTACGGTTTCAGGAAACCTTTTACCGTAGCTTCTTTCGAAGGACTTTCTTATTTCGGGATAGATTATAAGATTCTGATTATCATTGCGCAGGCAGTAGGATATTTTATCTCAAAATTCATTGGAATCAAATTTATTTCGGAACTGAAACCTCAGAAAAGAATCACTTATCTCTTTACTTTCATTGCTATTGCTGAGCTTGCTTTGTTAGGGTTTGCTGTGGTTCCTGCTCCTTACAATATTCTGTTTATGTTGATCAACGGGATTCCGCTGGGAATGATCTGGGGAATTGTTTTCTCTTATATTGAAGGACGAAAAACCACCGAAATCATCGGATTATTTTTATGTTCAAGCTTTGTGGTTTCTTCAGGTTTTACAAAATCTGTAGGAAAATTTCTGATGGATACTTTTTCCATTTCAGAATTCTGGATGCCTTTTTCAGCCGGACTTATTTTCATTATTCCTCTGATTCTTTTCGGATTATTGCTTGAAAGAATTCCCCAACCTTCAGAGGAAGATATTTTGCTTAAAAACAAGAGACAACCTTTGAATGGATCAGAAAGAAAAGCTTTGATCCAGCAGTTTTTTGTTCCGATTGTATGTATCATTTTTTTATATATCAGTTTAACGGTTTTAAGGGATTTCAGAGATAATTTTAACCGTGAGATCTGGGACGGACTGAATTTTACTTTTGACAGTTCGATTTTCACTTTAACGGAAATTCCTATCGCCGTAATGGTTTTGGTGATCTTAAGCTTTATGGTAAAAGTAAAAAACAATAAAAAGGCATTTGCTTATTATCATTATATCCTTTTTGCAGGCATTCTTACGGTAGGACTTTCTACGTATCTGTTTCAGCAAGGTTCTCTGTCGCCTTTTTTATGGATGACGGTTTCAGGCTTCGGAATGTACATTTGCTATATTCCTTTCAACGGAATTTATTTTGACCGGATGATTGCCGCTTTTGAAATTAAGGGAAATGTAGGTTTTCTGATCTATATTGTAGATTCTTTTGGTTACCTGGGAAGTGTTCTTATTCTTTTGTATAAAAATTTCGGTTCAGCTCGGACTTCCTGGCTAAATTTCTATATCCAATTAAATTATATTATCACCATAGCGGTTTTCGTTCTTTCCGTGATTGCTTTTCTGGCCTTCAGAAAAAAGTCAAAACCCAAATCTAAATCTAATCAATTCATCAATTTCGATACGTCGAAAATTTTATAA
- a CDS encoding TIGR03364 family FAD-dependent oxidoreductase: protein MTTKFDLLVVGGGILGTFHAYHALKKNLKIALLERNSVPQGATVRNFGQVVPSGMDLKWQNFGRESLAIYNELHDQADLTIRQNGSIYIASNDEELQLIEELYEINRNNDYESVLLSKNDCIKKFDGLRSDYCKGGLFFPQELSVDSADMIVKLHKLLQKKLGLQIFYNTNVLETHEDDQKCIAVTADGTEFNASKIIICGGHEFKTLYPKVFNDSNLEVSKLQMLQTKPQGIYSLHGNILTGLSVRRYESFSECPSFQKIKALEDPNSFEKKYGVHILFKQALDGSVIIGDSHEYADAKNADDLGYDLNMEIDEFLILEAKKIIDLPTYEIQRRWFGIYSQCKTKDIFEHSPSANIHIVTGIGGKGMTGSGGFSKFNIEKIYA, encoded by the coding sequence ATGACAACAAAATTTGATTTACTCGTTGTAGGAGGTGGAATTTTAGGAACATTCCATGCTTATCATGCGCTGAAGAAAAATCTTAAGATAGCTTTACTGGAAAGAAATTCTGTTCCTCAGGGTGCCACGGTAAGAAATTTCGGACAGGTAGTACCTTCCGGAATGGATCTTAAATGGCAGAACTTCGGGAGAGAAAGTCTTGCCATCTACAATGAACTTCATGATCAGGCAGACCTTACCATCAGGCAAAATGGCTCCATCTATATTGCTTCAAATGACGAAGAGCTTCAATTGATTGAAGAGCTATATGAAATCAACAGAAATAATGATTACGAATCTGTTTTATTATCCAAAAATGACTGCATCAAGAAATTTGACGGTCTTCGTTCAGACTATTGCAAAGGTGGTTTGTTTTTCCCCCAGGAACTTTCTGTAGATTCTGCAGATATGATTGTAAAACTTCACAAGCTGCTTCAGAAAAAATTGGGATTACAGATCTTCTACAATACAAATGTACTGGAAACCCATGAAGATGATCAGAAATGTATAGCGGTAACAGCTGATGGAACGGAATTTAATGCTTCTAAAATCATCATCTGCGGTGGACACGAGTTCAAAACTTTATATCCTAAAGTATTCAATGACAGTAATCTGGAAGTGAGTAAACTTCAGATGCTTCAAACAAAGCCGCAGGGCATTTATTCGCTTCACGGAAATATTCTTACAGGTCTTTCTGTGAGAAGATATGAGTCTTTCAGTGAGTGTCCTTCTTTTCAGAAAATCAAGGCTTTAGAAGATCCCAATTCATTCGAAAAGAAATATGGTGTTCATATTTTATTCAAGCAAGCTCTTGACGGTTCTGTCATCATAGGAGATTCTCACGAATATGCAGATGCTAAAAATGCAGATGATCTGGGATATGATCTTAATATGGAGATTGATGAATTCCTGATTCTTGAGGCTAAAAAAATTATTGATCTTCCTACGTATGAAATTCAGAGAAGATGGTTCGGAATCTATTCTCAGTGCAAAACAAAAGATATTTTTGAGCACAGCCCATCTGCCAATATTCATATTGTAACAGGGATCGGAGGAAAAGGAATGACGGGAAGCGGTGGCTTTTCCAAATTTAATATTGAAAAAATTTACGCATAA
- a CDS encoding HAD-IA family hydrolase: MKNIELLVLDMAGTTIDEDNVVYKTLTKAVNDYGYVVSLEKVLSSCAGMEKLEAITSLLKEINGNEEDAPAIFENFSDQLKESYQNLDVKPINGTEDFLLNMKAQNKKIVLNTGYTSEIAHQLLDKLNWKESIHFDALITADDVSESRPSPEMIHLAMKKFNITEAHKVLKAGDSVIDIEEGKNAGCGLTVAVLSGAQSKSELEKAAPDYILNTISEAEGIL; this comes from the coding sequence ATGAAAAATATAGAATTACTCGTTCTGGATATGGCCGGAACAACAATTGATGAGGATAATGTAGTTTACAAAACGCTTACTAAAGCTGTGAATGATTACGGCTATGTGGTAAGCCTGGAAAAAGTATTATCCAGCTGTGCCGGAATGGAAAAACTTGAAGCTATCACAAGTCTTTTAAAAGAAATCAATGGGAACGAAGAAGATGCTCCTGCTATTTTTGAGAATTTTTCTGACCAGCTGAAAGAATCTTATCAAAATCTGGATGTAAAACCAATCAACGGAACGGAAGACTTCTTATTGAATATGAAAGCTCAAAACAAGAAAATCGTTTTGAATACAGGCTATACATCAGAAATCGCCCATCAGCTTTTGGATAAACTCAACTGGAAAGAAAGTATTCATTTTGATGCTTTAATTACCGCTGATGATGTTTCAGAAAGCCGTCCAAGCCCTGAAATGATTCATCTTGCGATGAAGAAATTTAATATCACTGAGGCTCATAAAGTGTTAAAAGCAGGGGATTCTGTGATTGATATTGAAGAGGGAAAAAATGCAGGTTGCGGATTAACAGTAGCGGTTCTTTCCGGAGCTCAAAGTAAATCAGAGCTTGAAAAGGCAGCTCCCGATTATATTCTGAATACCATTTCTGAGGCTGAAGGTATTCTTTAA